tttagggactaaaagtggaaaaaataaaatgtagggactaaaatggaaaaacgtcaaaatgtagggactaaaagtgcaattgtgccaaaaaaaaaggaaaacttgAGATGTTTAACGTGGGATAGAaagtggaaattttttaaatagtacatagatagagagagagaacgtgagagactttacaataatggaatattagatttaaaatttttttccctaaaatttagcattttattttatttcaaaatcagatatgttagtgcctaaatataaggatatggaaggataaattatagtagtagttttattgtaggagtcttttttttccaaaatatggaagagattaaaaaaagaaaaacttgagatTCTTAACGTGGGATAAAAagtaggatttttaaaatagtaaatggatagatgtgtgtatatatatatatatacattaaaaaaaaaaagacaaagtacAAGAtgtaaatactttgaattttcgaaaatgagaaaatagtaaaaacgatttcatttttcattaaaaaaaacgtattatttatttcaaaaagtaaattaaagattaaattaAGAGAGGAGTATATACTTAGTTTAATGCTTTGGTCTAAATTTAAAGTgcgatttttttaaatagtacatgacaaaaaatgataactgtcatacataaaatttgaaaaaaaaaagaaaaaaaaaaacaacatcaacaacaccaaaaaggtcaaaaaaaaaaaaaaaaaaagaagaaggaaaacttGAGATGTTTAACGTGGGATAGAaagtggaaattttttaaatagtacatagatagagagagagaacgtgagagactttataagaatggaatattagatttaaaatttttttccctaaaatttagcattttattttatttcaaaatcagatatgttaatacctaaatataaggatatggatggagaaattatagtagtagttttattgtatgagtatttttttttccaaaatatggaagagattaaaaaaaaactagcctctgagcacgcgcgtaaggatatggatggagaaattatagtagtagttttattgtatgagtcttttttatccaaaatatggaagagattaaaaaaaaactagcctctgagcacgcgcgtaaggatatggatggagaaattatagtagtagttttattgtatgagtcttttttttccaaaatatggaagagattaaaaaaaaactagcctctgagcacgcgctcacgcccgtgctcagaggctcttctattttttgggtaagggttaatttagagtatttattataatttgggattactacattttccaatcacaaaaaaaacctaggggtgtgatgagtatcatgtgtggagaaataattttccaatcacactcctagatttttttgtgatgaaaaattattgtgattggaaaattatttctccacacatgacactcatcacacccctaggtttttttttgtgattgaaaaatgtaataattccaaattataataaatgctctaaattaacccttacccaaaaaatagaaaagcctttgagcacgcgcgtgagcgcgtgctcagaggctagtaatgaaattaagatttttatcaacttagaaattatcggagaataaaaattatatctattttgttttaaatctaaaaacttTTCTGCAATTTTTATGTGtagtaaggttttttttttttttttttgaagattttacatgtagtaatataatttaaataaaaaaagaagaagcattaGATGGACCTTTTTTTACGTGTActacattgatttttttaattaagattcTTATCaacttatatattataataagaaaatgatcaaatttggattgtaatcaaattatgatttttatcaatttagaaattataggagaagaaaaataatatatatttaaaaagcatCAAGATGAAagaatctcttttttatttaaattctatccttagctaattctattctattgattttagggtttgttgataacattttagatagacaccactgttatagttgtaaatcaaatactactttctttcattacttgatttgtcatatttatccaaaaaatatgtatatatctattcttaaaatctaaaaatttattaaaatttttgcaatttggtgaagccacgtGGCGCAACCACagcgtctaagcccaacttttattatatataatatgataatatgatataatatgatatgatatgatatataaaaataattatatattaacatatatatttcatttgttagtaatatagttatttttttatgacataTTTCATACTTCTTAAATTTTGgctatttttgttaattttgtatGACATATTTCACCTTTATGgctatttttgttaattttgtatGACATAGTGCCCGTTTGGTTCCACTTTTTGAGCCCAAAAAGGGCGTTTTCAAAAAAGCTCAACCAACTTTTGCGTTTGGTAAGCTCAAAAATGcagtttttttataaaagttgcgttttgaacttttataaaaaactGAGGGCAAAACGCGGAAGGAATATGGACCCTCAGGGGTCCATAAATCAAAACGCGCTATGCGCGTTTTGTATATTACCGTTGCAATAACCAAAAAGACCGAAATACCCAGCTATTTCTCTCACGCCCCTCATCTCTCAtctgtctcttttttcttcgtcttccttttcttcttcctcttcgtcTTCCTCTGCTTCTTCACCGGTCTACCCccacaatcaacaaaacccatttcaacctttGATATTCCGAACACAgaatcaacaaaaccaaaccaaaaataactcaaaatcaacacaaaaacaacttaaaatcaactcaaatccgaaaaacccatcccaaacccaactcaaaatcaacccaaaatccatagaaaaaaaaaacccaaaatcccaaaatccttatgtttcaatcatcttcatcatcatcatcatcatcatcatcatcatcatcttcttctctggagtgtgaaaaaaaaaagaataaagaaggaaagacaaaataaggaaataaagaaaaaggacgAAAAAAGAGATGCAGAGATGCAGAgacttcttcatcatcatcatcatcttcatcttcttcatcatcatcattagcttttgaagtttcaaaaaaaaaaaaaaaaaaaagatgcagaGACCTTGAGCCGGCTTGAGGGATGAGAGGGGTTTGAAGTGTGTGGAAGATTCTGGAGTGGAGTGGAGTGGAGTGGAGTGTGAAGTGGAAGGgagaaataaggaaataaagaaaaaaaaagtaggggcACGTGTGTGGAGGAAGTGGCAGGAAAGAGAggaaataaggaaataaagaaaaaaaatggagggtacgtgtgtggtggagaaaaaaagagggaaaaaaagaaagaaatatggataaaaaaataaaataaaataagggaaacataaaataaagaataagaaattaaaattgagaaatattgttacaatattttcacaataaattttaagtggtatgttattattagttaatattggtgagaaaaaaataatttgtttagaaattgaaaaaaaataattataatagcacgttcaaattaaaatcagtataaattatcacaatacttttacaataaatcttaagtggtaggttattattagctaatattggtgagaaaaaaataatttcacaatattgatttaagtatgaaataaactctcttatatacattgtcctttttggtaatttatctttcaaactgccacttttataagtgttagccaaacactcagctttttcaaaaagcactttttaacagtttttaccaaacgctcagctttttgaaaaaacactttttcattatgcactttttgaaaactcaactttttcattatacactttttcaaaaaactaaaccaaactcacccatATTTTAACCTTTATTAAATTTGGATAGAGCTAACCTCTAGTGTCATTTGATTCCAAATATACCAAATACCTCTCCTCGTGTAGGCCACCTAATTTTTCAACTACCTCATTTCCCTCTTAAACCCACCATACCAAATAGCCAAAAACCAACCCATACCAAACCCACTCCAACTCTGCCCACCTCCTCTTACATTTATCACATCTCAAACTCTCAAATATCTAGTGCACCTAGTTTTCTCCGCCTCCCTTCATATCTACAACACCACTACATAACATAACATAACATAGCAACATTTTTAAGGAATGGTTCTTTAAACTCGTCTCTAGCTAGTAAaaccttcttctcaaaaaaaaaaaaaaaaaaaaaaggctagtaAAACCTATGAGAGGAACTGGTCGTGTCGACTAGAACCAGTTGTCAGATAATCCAGTGGCATTCACCCGTGACGGCTATCATTACAATGTACTTTCTGATATCTCTCCACCGCCGCGGCCACCGCCATCTCCGCCACGTCAAAGACCTTTCCACAACCGCGCATTCACAACTCCACGTCCCTCTCAACCACCCGACCTTTCTCGTATGGGCCTCCAACACCTCCCTCGGCAAAACCCTAGTCTCCACAGGCCTCGCCGCCTCCTCTCTCCTCAACCCCACTCCGAAGCCTCGTAAATTCCTCTACCTCAAGCCCATCCAAACCGGCTTCCCTTCAGAATCCGACTCCTCCTCCGTCTTCCACAAGCTCTCCCGCCTCTCCCTGCTCCGCCGCCACAACCtccctcatttctctctcttctcctccAATCACATCCTCAAAGCCTCATTCCCCGCCGCCAATTCCGCCCTCGGCCAAGAAATCTCCGAGACCCCCCATTCTGGAATGCGCGACTTGGGCTACTACGAGGAGGCGAAGCCCGAGGGGGACGTTGGAGGCGGCGCGGCGTCCCAATTGGTGTGTAAGACGCTGTACGCGTGGCGGGAGGCCGTGTCGCCGCACCTGGCGGCCGAGAGGGAGAGCGGGGTGGTGGAGGACGCGGCGGTGCTCGAATTGCTGCAGAAGTGTTTGAGATTTGAATTGGAAGGTGGTGGGGAAAAGGGGAAGGAAACAGAGATTTTCTGTGTGGTTGAGACCGCCGGCGGGGTTGCGAGTCCCGGACCTTCGGGCTCTCTTCAATGTGACTTGTATAGGTATCTGAATCTTTCATCACCGGGCTTAATGTTGGTTTACAATGATAGTAATGAATTCTgtgaaattttaattgttttcaaatttatattgGGTGCTTtgctttactaatttttttttaaaaaaatattggctGACTGGTCAAATTCTAattcttttgtattttaaactaaagtagttaagatttatatatattttttttttcaattgaggaaaataaaatataagaattcGTATTATAAGTAAAGAAGATTGTGTGTTTGGATGAGTTTTTTTCATCAGCCTATTTAGTTTATTGTGTAAAATACACTTGCTTTGCTCAGGTCAATGTTGCACATTCAACAGAATATCACGGGTCACAAAGGCTATGGGTGCATTTATATAAGCCGTTAGAAAACGGTGTCTTAAGTTTAAAGTTAGCGTTTGTAAAATAGTTATGATAGTTGTGGTTGCAAAACaaagttttgggttttaaagaCTTTCTTTTAAACTCCCAAAATGActaaccaaatggaccctataTAGcaagaccctttttttttttttttttaaatagtttgctaatttttttttttgtaattatgatCTTTGTTGCATATGCCGGCAGGCCTTTCCGTTTACCTGGTATTCTAGTTGGAGATGGGCGGCTGGGTGGTATTTCTGGAACCATTTCAGCTTATGAGAGTTTGAAACTTCGAGGTTATGACATTGCTGCTGTTGTTTTTGAAGATCATGGCCTTGTAAATGAGATGCCATTACTGTCTTATCTGCGAAATAGGTAAATTAGCTCTTATTAATCTTTTCCCtttttgtatattattattttaagcaaTTATATGCAGACTACATAATGTTCATCACAGGTTATATAATTTGATTTCTCATGACCTGATATTATTCTTCCATTATTTAACTAATTGTTAGTTTTTCTTATACTTGTGTAGTAGGAGTGATCTATATGTGTATTTAATccattgtcattttttttctagggtGCCTGTACTTGTCCTGCCATCAGTTCCGAAAGATCTATCAAATGACTTGATGGAATGGTTTGATGAATCTCGTGGTGTATTTGATTCTTTGAAGGAAGAGATGTTATCAGCTTATTCAAAAAGAATGATGAGATTGCAAGACATGCCAAAGAAAGCAGGAGAGATTTTCTGGTGGCCATTTACTCAGCACCAACTTGTACCTGAAGAAGCTGTTACAGTGATTGATTCACGACATGGTGAGAACTTTGCGGTCTTCAAGGTTCGTGTGATAGCAATGGTCAATGGTTTTATATTTTCTCCTTTCCCTTTcatatgtttctttttctgtctgtcTCCCCCAACTGACTGCTGCTGTAATATGCTAAATTAACTCCATTCTATTTCCATTGTAGGCTCAGAATAATGAATTCATAACTCAACAGTTTGATGCATGTGCTAGTTGGTGGACTCAGGGTCCTGACACTACTTTACAGGTCAATCTCATTAGTAGTTtctgagctttttttttttttttttttcccttattgaATGTGAGTCCATAGGAATGAATTGGGTGATAGTTTTCTCTTACTAGGGGATCTAAACCATACAGTCAGTGTGCTAAACATCATTTCCCCACCATTTTAGTATTGAATGTTTGCCCTGAGTATAGAGTTATTGCAATTTATATTCTTCAGTGATAGCatttctgaaaattttaatgTGGTTTTCGTTTAGGTGGTTTCAGACTGAGCTCGCAAGAGATATGGGTTATGCTGCTGCAAGATTTGGACATGTAATGTTTCCTGAGAATGTTTATGAACCAGCCTTAGAATGTGCTGAGCTTTTGCTTGAAGGTGTGGGGAAAGGttagtatttcttttcttctttttagcCAAATAGGatcttttttttggtgttgaaATTATTACTTCACATTTGTTTTTGATAGAAACTTCCAGATACTTTAAGCTCTCTATAATGTTATCAGTTGAATCCATATTTTAGTAAATGTCTGTCCTCAAATATACTGTCCTCTTTAGTTCAAGGGTTGGCCAGAGATTGGTCAATGAAAGATAATGCTGATGGTAGGAGAGGGGTTACATATTGAGAAGAGCctgtttttttcatttattttcttttcttatgtcATGTTCTACTGCTCATTTGTTTACTGTATATAAATAATGCTTGGGCTGTTTCACCATGCAGGTTGGGCTTCCCGAACATTCTTTTCAGATAATGGATCTACAGCAATTGAAATTGCTCTCAAGATGGCATTTCGTAAATTCTCCTATGATCATGGAATTCTTTCAGATGGTCGCAAGGATAATACAGCTAGCCAAAGGGTTAAGCTTATGGTGGGCCTCACTAATTCTGTTTTCATTGATTACTTATAGTTTACATATTCtgtgataaaattttttttttaagagatataCTCTCTGATGGAACAGTGCTGTAAGTCTTTTCAATTGTTATAGGAGAATTTTCTGTTAATATTCAAATCAATATGCTGGTAACTAAGGCGGCTTAATTATTTCACAGGTCTTAGCTCTTCAAGGATCCTATCATGGTGATACTTTGGGTGCTATGGAAGCACAAGCGCCATCTTCTTACACAGGCTTTCTCCAGCAACCATGGTATGAACACTTAGATATAAGCATGTATGAAAAAGTTCCaaatatatttctttatatGTTTGGAATTTTGTAGTTTGTCTAGGTTAATAAATGGTGATATGTCTCTAGTTTTTTTGTGATTCCTAAATATTTATATCTATGGCTATAGATGAGCCATtttgacaaaagaaaatttagataTTGAAGCAATTAGGTCATCAAatagtttttgactttttgtacCTTTTCACGAGAAGATAATTTCCTCATTCTAGTCCAGTAATAGCAGGTATCAATGAAAAACAAGCTATTTGTCATCAAACCTTGTTAATCATTGATTTATGTGTTTTCACAGGTACACTGGAAGAGGCCTTTTTCTGGATCCTCCTACCGTCTACATGTGCAATGGTGTTTGGAAACTTTCCTTACCTGAAGGGTTGCATTTAGAGATTCCAAAACTTGAAAATAAGGgtaaaccatatatatatatatatatatatatatatatatttttaagtctACCATCATTCTTAATTGCTATTTGGATCTTGTTTTGTgtctatttgaaaatttttccacctttttatattttacaggCTTCAGTTCACGTGATGAAATTTTTCATAAGATAAGGGATAAGTCAGATCTTGCCAGAATTTATTCGTCTTATATATCAGAACAATTATCACAATATTCTGGATCAGGAGGGTTTTACCATATAGGAGCGTTGATTATGGAACCAGGTAAGATAAGCTTACTATTATTCTGTTTCAACCCTCTgttaaattttcatattatcTTCTTATTCATTTGgaaactaaaattaaatttttcatGAACTTTATTCTATTGTTTGAAACTTGATGCTGCAGTTTTATTATCTCTTAAACATGAAAAAGGATATAATGGATATAATGTCTGACTCTGAGTCCATCTACTGCATCAGAATTACCTGTGCTGGATGTGGTGCATAGAAATTTTGGTTCTTGCTGTATTACATATTTGTTGGTTCTCACTGTATCTCCAGTTTGTTGGTTCTCTCTCTAGAAGTCAATTTGATATGCTTACTGATATACTCACtgtattatatattttcatgttttgattgttaaaaagtaaatgcaagTAATTTCATAGAAGGTTATAACTTATAGACAATTGTCTGGTTGAATTCTTTATAAAGTCTTCTTAGACTTGAATTATAGGAGTGCACAtgtaataatttgaaaatattccAAAAAGGAAATCACCTCATCAAGcctattaattttaaatatttattcttaCAAAATCAATATTCTGCTAATTATTCTCGATTGGAAAAGGTTTGGATGACATGTGTCCCGTCATATGCATTGCACATGACTCACTTGGTTGGTTGAATTAAGTGAGTCATGTGCATTACACATGACAAGGATAACAGTCATCTTCCTATTGGTGGTTATAGCCCAaggctccaaacatgtttggagctgAACTTTGTCCTTCTCGATTTTATTGCACATCTTGCAATAATTTTTGATATGTTGgcaatattttccaaaattgtGAATGACTCACTGAGAATTATCTTTTCGACCCTCAATTTCTAAGTGAATTTTCTGAAACCACagtatttttttgtaatttcacTGGCTttgattttcagtttttaaaatttcaacctTAATAATGGGAAGGAATGTTAGATCATTGGTTAAAGACTCTTTGGAGGCATGTGTTTGGTATTGGTATTTGTGATTCAGATGCGATCAATGATCATGTAATGTTATATACCATATTTACTGTTGGCATAGCTGCTTTTTCCTGGAAACTGTGCAGTTTACTCATTTAATCGTTTTGACTGTAATGCAGTTATACTAGGTGCTGGGGGAATGCATATGATTGATCCACTTTTCCAGCGGGTACTTGTTAATGAGTGCcgaagtaaaaaaattccagtTATCTTTGATGAGGTTTTTACGGGTTTTTGGCGTCTGGGAAGAGAGGTTGGTTGCCCTTAAGTTACATTTCACTCtatatttactttaaaaaaaaaaaaaaaaaaaaaaggaaaacaactTTTTAGATCACTTAATTGATTGGAAATTTGTCTCTTCTGGCAGACTGCAGCAGAACTACTTGGTTGTGTGCCAGATATTGCCTGCTTTGCAAAGCTGATGACTGGTGGAATTATACCCTTGGCTGCCACGTTGGCAACAAATGCTATATTTAACTCATTTATCGGAGAATCAAAGGTAATCTAtgggctgtttttttttttgtttctttttcatttttgtgtgTTAGTTAGGGCTAAAATATAGAAGAAATTTTGTATAGGAAGTTGACATGTTGGCTTCTGGTAGTGTACTCTTGGCTGTCACATTTGTTGCCCTTGATTGTATTTCACCCTTAGACTCAGAATGTGATAAAGGGAATGACAGGGACTGGTTAATAGCAATGCTAGAACACTCAAGGGTGAATCAGTTTATATGCGGTGAAGTCTTAGACAcggatattttctttttgtgttctCACTTTACAAAGCTTTGTCATTTAAATTCCCTGGTAGTTGCAGCATGTACACATTGGGTTCTGCCACCTTTTTTTGGCCTTCTTTGATAAGTTATTACCTATTAAAAGGAGATCCAATATATTTGGTTGTCAAAGCAGGATTATGCTTACAAAAATTGGTATAAAAGGGTTTGTTTAACTTAATTCATTCAAGTAATCTAACTTTGAGGTAGTTTGAGCATATTTAGGCCCTGTTAGTTTTTGTGTCAAATGTTTcctacaaaaaatattttcattggaAAATGAGTTGTTTTAAGCTGTTTGGTTGTTACCTGGAACATAATTTTCTAGCTTTTGTTTGCACTAAATTCATTAATGACGATGGCGGTTGAGGGGAGGAAAGTGGTGGTGGCGGATGACTGGTGACGATAGCAATGGCAGGTGGGTGGTGGTAGTAACAGTGATCAGTGACTGATGGTGGCTAGTATTCTGAAGATCCCAAGCACCACCTGTATCTTAAAAACTCTAATGTCCCTTGTTTTTATGTGTTTGTGCTGAACAGTGCTCTTGATATTTATTAAGGAATAAAGTGCTTAAATGCTGTTCATTCTTGTTGTAGCTGAAAGCCCTTCTGCATGGACACTCATACTCTGGACATGCTATGGGATGCACAGCAGCTGTTAAATCCATAAAATGGTTCAAAGATCCCCAGACAAACCTAAATATAACTGATGAAGGAAGGTCGCTTAGGGAGGTATGCTGATTGTCTTTTTTTAACTCATGTGATACAAATCTTCCATTAAATTGTATgtgttaataatttataaatgggGCATTACAGTACTACAGATGGTagcacctcttttttttttctttttttaaatactcAAATTCAAACTTTTCTGGATGAATTCATCAGTCATATTTAATTCTAACATTTAGCTAgccactccccccccccccccccccccccccccccccccaaaacccaaaaaaaaaaaaaaaaaaaaagtcacagaTCATCTTATAGGGATCATGCTGTAAATATCATTATGGATCTATAAATTAATCATTTGTCTTTAAATGCTTGCAGCTATGGGATGAAGATGTGGTGCAGCAGATCTCATCACATCCTGCAGTTGAAAGAGTGGTAGCACTGGGGACTCTCTTTGCCTTAGAACTCCGAGCAGAAGGCAGTAATGCTGGGTATTGTCTTATTGGCTTatcatttgaattattttaaaatttcatcttCAAGTAATTTTCATGGTAGCACTACATGTCACTGTTACACTTTCCAACTAATAAGCTGGAAGGTTACACTGAAATTTATTTCCTTAAGAAACTGTTACGTGAAGCATCTTGGACTTTCGCAGCTTCTCTGTCATAACCATACAAACAGTAAATGGTGATCCTGTATGGTTCATCATGTCTGAAATCATCGCA
This DNA window, taken from Quercus robur chromosome 2, dhQueRobu3.1, whole genome shotgun sequence, encodes the following:
- the LOC126715780 gene encoding bifunctional dethiobiotin synthetase/7,8-diamino-pelargonic acid aminotransferase, mitochondrial, with the translated sequence MYFLISLHRRGHRHLRHVKDLSTTAHSQLHVPLNHPTFLVWASNTSLGKTLVSTGLAASSLLNPTPKPRKFLYLKPIQTGFPSESDSSSVFHKLSRLSLLRRHNLPHFSLFSSNHILKASFPAANSALGQEISETPHSGMRDLGYYEEAKPEGDVGGGAASQLVCKTLYAWREAVSPHLAAERESGVVEDAAVLELLQKCLRFELEGGGEKGKETEIFCVVETAGGVASPGPSGSLQCDLYRPFRLPGILVGDGRLGGISGTISAYESLKLRGYDIAAVVFEDHGLVNEMPLLSYLRNRVPVLVLPSVPKDLSNDLMEWFDESRGVFDSLKEEMLSAYSKRMMRLQDMPKKAGEIFWWPFTQHQLVPEEAVTVIDSRHGENFAVFKAQNNEFITQQFDACASWWTQGPDTTLQTELARDMGYAAARFGHVMFPENVYEPALECAELLLEGVGKGWASRTFFSDNGSTAIEIALKMAFRKFSYDHGILSDGRKDNTASQRVKLMVLALQGSYHGDTLGAMEAQAPSSYTGFLQQPWYTGRGLFLDPPTVYMCNGVWKLSLPEGLHLEIPKLENKGFSSRDEIFHKIRDKSDLARIYSSYISEQLSQYSGSGGFYHIGALIMEPVILGAGGMHMIDPLFQRVLVNECRSKKIPVIFDEVFTGFWRLGRETAAELLGCVPDIACFAKLMTGGIIPLAATLATNAIFNSFIGESKLKALLHGHSYSGHAMGCTAAVKSIKWFKDPQTNLNITDEGRSLRELWDEDVVQQISSHPAVERVVALGTLFALELRAEGSNAGYASQYASSLLQNLRQDGIYTRPLGNVIYLMCGPCTSPEICSQLLVKLYKRLEDFDQFHQIREENSESYGG